A stretch of Flavobacterium sp. N2270 DNA encodes these proteins:
- a CDS encoding sugar transferase, whose protein sequence is MSQNSKIHFEISERKILLRVFDVVFVLGFLHLISHNFKFDYFSIREDSYYWTILLAAYITVIGTVFDMYNLQTASNRYQILKSIILTTSVTTLLYLLTPFFTPILPSNRLQIILFYLAILTALLIWRNLYILFLATNRFVKKVIFVGSGKKVVKFINKLKEVNPNFQVIGFVVTDDKAITTEIPQIKLSDLKSTVRTHYVSEIIVADDSNKSISLEQYEVLLQILESGIVIRQYSDVYEQITARLPLQQEDKELFKFFPFSRSNQNKLYLFFSRFFDVLFALIGLSFLGLALPVLMLFNLFWNRGPMFYVQERVGKNGAPFQIYKLRSMIVNAEKDGAVFASTNDTRVTPFGRFLRKSRIDEIPQFINVLFGQMALIGPRPERPVFVDEIANTIPLYKTRHVVKPGLTGWAQVNYSYGESIEDSLMKLRYDLYYIKHRSMFLDLNIVLKTLNTVLFFKGQ, encoded by the coding sequence ATGTCTCAAAATAGCAAAATACATTTTGAAATTTCAGAGCGAAAAATTCTCTTACGGGTTTTTGATGTTGTTTTTGTTTTGGGTTTCTTGCATTTAATTAGCCATAATTTTAAGTTTGATTATTTTTCAATACGAGAAGATAGCTACTATTGGACGATACTTTTAGCGGCTTATATCACAGTTATAGGAACTGTTTTTGATATGTATAACCTGCAAACGGCGAGTAATAGATATCAAATTTTAAAAAGCATTATTTTAACTACTTCCGTTACTACTTTACTGTATTTATTAACTCCTTTTTTTACGCCCATTTTACCGTCAAATCGACTTCAAATTATATTATTCTATTTGGCCATATTGACGGCTTTACTCATTTGGAGAAATTTATACATCCTTTTTTTAGCCACGAATCGATTTGTAAAAAAAGTTATTTTTGTAGGAAGCGGTAAAAAAGTAGTAAAGTTTATCAATAAGTTAAAGGAGGTTAATCCTAATTTCCAAGTAATTGGATTTGTGGTTACAGATGACAAAGCGATTACTACGGAAATTCCACAAATTAAATTGTCTGACTTAAAATCAACGGTTAGAACTCATTATGTTTCAGAGATTATAGTGGCCGATGATTCTAATAAATCGATTAGTTTAGAGCAATATGAAGTGTTGCTTCAAATTTTAGAAAGCGGAATAGTTATTCGTCAATATTCAGATGTTTATGAGCAAATAACCGCAAGACTTCCTTTGCAACAAGAGGATAAAGAATTGTTTAAATTTTTCCCTTTTAGTAGAAGTAATCAAAATAAATTGTATTTGTTTTTCAGTCGTTTTTTTGATGTACTTTTTGCTTTAATCGGTTTGTCTTTTTTAGGATTAGCTTTACCTGTTCTTATGTTGTTTAATTTGTTTTGGAATAGAGGGCCTATGTTTTATGTTCAAGAACGAGTGGGGAAAAACGGAGCACCTTTTCAAATTTATAAGTTAAGAAGCATGATTGTAAATGCTGAAAAAGACGGTGCAGTTTTTGCCAGTACCAATGATACTAGAGTTACTCCTTTTGGAAGGTTTTTAAGAAAATCGCGTATAGATGAAATTCCTCAATTCATAAATGTATTATTTGGACAAATGGCACTTATTGGACCTAGACCAGAACGCCCTGTTTTTGTAGACGAAATTGCAAATACAATACCTTTGTATAAAACAAGACATGTTGTTAAACCCGGACTAACAGGTTGGGCACAAGTAAATTATTCTTATGGTGAAAGTATAGAAGACAGTCTTATGAAATTAAGATATGATTTGTACTACATAAAACACCGAAGTATGTTTTTAGATTTAAATATCGTGTTAAAAACATTAAATACAGTTTTGTTCTTTAAAGGACAGTAG
- a CDS encoding PorV/PorQ family protein, which produces MKKTFILFIFLQSLFSFSQTVRKYSNEFLSIGVDAAALGMSNAVTAQSGDVNSGYWNPAGLIKLEDNQVALMHASYFANIAQYDYAGFAMPIDTESAVGLSIIRFGVDDILNTTQLIDSQGNIDYNRISLFSTADYALTVSYARSLPIDGLNIGVNGKVIHRVIGDFASSWGFGFDLGLQYISDDEDWKFGLMLRDITTTYNTWIIDEDKYNEIADAVPGENQELPETSEITLPKAQLGISKKYIIRYDYSLTAAANLNMQFTQTNDIISTSLVSIDPAVGFEFGYVDLVFLRGGVGNFQQITQIDDSKKLSFQPNIGLGFKYRGIQIDYALTDLGDQSAALYSNIFSLKIDFDIFRH; this is translated from the coding sequence TTGAAAAAGACCTTTATACTATTTATTTTTTTACAATCATTATTCTCTTTTAGTCAAACAGTTAGAAAATATTCTAATGAATTTTTGAGTATTGGTGTTGATGCTGCTGCACTTGGAATGAGTAATGCTGTTACAGCCCAAAGTGGCGATGTAAACTCAGGATACTGGAATCCGGCAGGATTAATAAAACTAGAAGACAATCAGGTTGCTCTAATGCATGCGAGTTATTTTGCTAATATTGCTCAATATGACTATGCGGGTTTTGCTATGCCAATTGATACTGAAAGCGCCGTAGGACTTTCTATAATTCGTTTTGGTGTTGACGATATTTTAAACACTACTCAGTTAATTGACAGTCAAGGAAACATTGACTACAATAGAATTTCTCTTTTTTCAACTGCCGATTATGCTTTAACCGTTTCCTATGCAAGAAGTTTACCTATTGACGGCTTAAATATTGGGGTTAACGGAAAAGTGATTCACAGAGTAATAGGTGATTTTGCCAGTTCATGGGGCTTTGGGTTTGATTTAGGCTTACAATATATAAGCGACGATGAAGACTGGAAGTTTGGTTTAATGTTAAGAGATATTACTACTACTTACAACACTTGGATCATTGATGAAGACAAATACAATGAAATTGCCGATGCTGTTCCTGGAGAAAACCAAGAATTACCAGAAACGTCTGAAATTACATTACCAAAAGCACAATTGGGTATCTCTAAAAAATACATCATTCGTTATGATTATAGTCTTACAGCAGCAGCAAATTTAAACATGCAGTTTACGCAAACAAATGATATTATTTCTACTAGTTTAGTAAGTATCGATCCTGCAGTAGGTTTTGAATTTGGTTATGTAGATTTAGTATTCTTAAGAGGTGGTGTTGGTAATTTTCAACAAATTACACAAATAGACGATTCAAAAAAATTAAGTTTTCAGCCTAATATTGGATTAGGGTTTAAATACAGAGGCATTCAAATTGATTATGCCTTAACAGATTTAGGCGATCAAAGTGCTGCACTTTATTCTAATATTTTTTCTTTAAAAATTGATTTCGATATTTTTAGACATTAG
- a CDS encoding glycosyltransferase family 4 protein translates to MKKIKLLYIGNAISKHGYNKTTVETLGNSFEEEGYVVFYASSKKNQLLRLVDMILTTFKYAKKVDYIIIDAYSTSSFWYAFLCSQIARVFQTKYIPILHGGDLPKRLDSHPKLCKMLFENAYKNVAPSNYLLSEFAKRGFQNVEYIPNSIELKNYPFKVRKSFEPKLLWVRAFATIYNPKMAVDVLKKLQVRFPNASLTMVGPDKDGSMETTQQYAKQLNVEVCFTHRLSKEEWIDLSKDFDFFINTTHFDNTPVSVMEAMALGLPVVSTNVGGIPFLLTHNENAVLVNDNDSTHMADSIIHLIENQEKALLLSKKGRAYIEQMDWMMVKKKWHALLQ, encoded by the coding sequence ATGAAGAAGATTAAACTTCTCTACATAGGTAATGCCATTTCCAAGCACGGGTATAATAAAACCACTGTTGAAACTTTAGGGAACTCTTTTGAAGAGGAAGGATATGTTGTTTTTTATGCATCCAGCAAGAAAAACCAACTGTTGCGTTTAGTGGATATGATTTTGACAACCTTTAAATACGCAAAAAAAGTCGATTATATTATTATAGATGCCTACAGTACTTCGAGTTTTTGGTATGCTTTTTTGTGCAGTCAAATAGCACGAGTGTTTCAAACAAAATACATTCCTATTTTACACGGTGGAGATTTACCAAAGCGTTTGGATAGCCATCCAAAATTATGTAAAATGCTTTTTGAAAATGCTTATAAAAATGTGGCGCCTTCCAATTATTTATTATCTGAATTTGCCAAAAGAGGTTTTCAAAATGTAGAATATATTCCTAACAGTATTGAGCTAAAAAATTATCCGTTTAAGGTGAGAAAGTCATTTGAGCCTAAATTATTATGGGTAAGGGCTTTTGCTACGATATACAACCCTAAAATGGCGGTTGATGTTTTAAAGAAATTGCAAGTTCGTTTTCCAAATGCATCGCTTACTATGGTGGGACCTGATAAAGACGGAAGTATGGAAACTACTCAGCAATATGCTAAACAATTAAATGTTGAGGTATGTTTTACTCATCGTTTAAGTAAAGAAGAGTGGATAGATTTATCTAAAGATTTTGATTTTTTCATCAATACCACCCATTTTGATAATACGCCAGTTAGTGTAATGGAAGCCATGGCTTTAGGCTTGCCTGTTGTGAGTACTAATGTTGGAGGAATTCCGTTTTTACTAACGCATAATGAAAATGCAGTTTTAGTAAACGACAACGACAGTACACATATGGCTGATTCTATCATTCATTTAATTGAAAATCAAGAAAAAGCGCTTTTACTATCAAAGAAAGGAAGAGCCTACATAGAGCAAATGGACTGGATGATGGTAAAAAAGAAGTGGCATGCGTTACTTCAGTAA
- a CDS encoding DUF4105 domain-containing protein, which produces MKKLYFYLFLFFSLHSFGQSTTLSENSKVSVLTIGTGNASHELYGHTGIRIKDSKNGIDIVYNYGFFDFNTPYFVAKFVKGDMKYFVSTQRYMDFEYSYILDNRSIYEQEIDLSLDQKNTLYKNLNASLFSDDKYYTYKFIDRNCTTKVIDKLNDVLVNDSITTNKPVEISYRDILNINYLDHDYFTKLGINLIFGEKVDRLAETLFLPLELHHVLKTKTYKGKPLVTNTKTVFEAQKTDFKSSLLNSPYLIILILALIVLINNKKVTSFYFSVIALIGVFLCLVGLYSFHEEVLWNYNALLFNPLLLVFVFTMYKRSAKTIITWGKINLVCLIAHFLLIINKVDLMLFLPFTVAHFILITRIIMKCKKSMGNG; this is translated from the coding sequence ATGAAAAAATTATACTTCTATTTATTCCTATTTTTTTCTTTACACAGTTTTGGTCAGAGTACTACTTTATCTGAAAACTCAAAAGTAAGCGTTTTGACTATTGGTACAGGAAATGCATCACACGAATTATATGGCCATACCGGAATTAGAATAAAAGATTCTAAAAACGGAATAGACATTGTTTACAACTATGGTTTTTTTGATTTTAACACACCTTATTTTGTAGCAAAATTTGTAAAAGGCGACATGAAATATTTTGTTTCAACGCAACGTTATATGGATTTTGAATACAGTTATATTTTAGACAATCGTTCTATATACGAACAAGAAATCGATTTAAGTTTAGACCAAAAAAACACCTTATACAAAAACTTAAACGCTTCTTTATTTTCTGACGATAAATATTATACGTATAAGTTTATTGACAGAAACTGTACTACTAAAGTAATTGACAAACTAAATGATGTTTTAGTTAACGATTCAATTACTACAAACAAACCTGTTGAAATTAGTTATAGAGATATTTTAAACATCAATTACCTCGACCATGATTATTTTACCAAATTAGGAATTAATTTAATTTTTGGAGAAAAAGTAGATAGACTTGCCGAAACACTTTTTCTGCCCTTAGAATTACACCATGTTTTAAAAACGAAAACATACAAAGGCAAACCTTTAGTGACCAATACTAAAACAGTATTTGAAGCCCAAAAAACAGATTTTAAATCTTCTTTATTAAATTCTCCTTATTTAATAATTTTAATATTGGCTTTAATAGTCTTAATCAACAACAAAAAGGTTACTTCTTTCTATTTTTCAGTTATTGCATTGATTGGTGTTTTTTTATGCTTAGTAGGTTTGTATTCTTTTCACGAAGAAGTGCTATGGAACTATAATGCTTTATTATTCAATCCGTTATTACTTGTTTTTGTATTTACTATGTACAAGCGAAGTGCAAAAACAATAATTACTTGGGGAAAAATCAATTTGGTTTGCCTTATTGCGCACTTCCTATTAATCATCAACAAAGTCGACTTAATGCTTTTCTTGCCTTTTACAGTAGCACATTTTATCTTAATCACTAGAATTATTATGAAGTGTAAGAAATCAATGGGTAATGGATAA
- a CDS encoding CDP-alcohol phosphatidyltransferase family protein translates to MNIKKHIPNALTLLNLLCGLLAIIAIFNGFYDHAFIFVSLGIFFDFWDGFLARKFDVAGPLGVQLDSLADMVTSGVVPGLLMFKLFETIQQNQPQYMLTEETFYMGLIPYFGFFITLASCYRLANFNIDTRQTNSFIGLPTPANTLLIMSIPMIQYFGRYEWLTIALDNPYVLLVITLISTYLLNAEIPLFSLKFKKLNWAEAKLQISFVVFAVILLILLKFVAIPLIIISYIILSMVLNSLSKK, encoded by the coding sequence ATGAACATTAAAAAACACATTCCAAACGCATTAACACTTTTAAATTTATTATGTGGTTTGCTTGCGATTATTGCTATTTTTAATGGTTTTTACGATCATGCTTTTATTTTCGTTTCGTTAGGAATATTTTTTGATTTTTGGGATGGGTTTTTAGCACGTAAATTTGACGTAGCTGGTCCGTTAGGTGTTCAGTTGGATTCACTTGCAGATATGGTAACGAGTGGAGTTGTTCCTGGTTTATTAATGTTTAAACTATTTGAAACTATTCAGCAAAATCAACCTCAATATATGCTTACTGAAGAAACTTTTTATATGGGACTTATTCCGTATTTTGGTTTTTTTATTACACTAGCATCATGTTATCGATTGGCTAATTTTAATATTGATACGAGACAAACTAATTCTTTTATAGGATTGCCTACTCCTGCAAATACACTGTTGATTATGAGTATTCCAATGATTCAGTATTTTGGCAGATATGAATGGCTTACAATTGCTTTAGATAATCCTTATGTGTTATTGGTAATTACTTTGATAAGTACTTATTTACTAAATGCTGAAATTCCTTTATTTTCGTTAAAGTTTAAAAAATTAAATTGGGCAGAAGCTAAACTTCAAATTAGTTTTGTAGTTTTTGCTGTAATTTTGCTAATTTTATTGAAGTTTGTAGCAATTCCATTAATTATTATTTCTTACATAATACTTTCTATGGTGTTGAATTCGTTATCTAAAAAATAA